A genomic window from Tolypothrix sp. PCC 7910 includes:
- a CDS encoding peptidylprolyl isomerase produces the protein MTKILTISSKDILHHVKINCQIPSLLEAIATRQIIMNEALEAGIKVIPEEIQQAADSLRLANQLLKAEDTWEWLEKYHLSLDDFEEVAQINLISAKLATHLFGEKVEQFFYENQLNYAGAVTYEVILDDEGLALELFYALQEGEINFQEIARQYIHNPELRRAGGYQGIKRRHDFRPEIAAAVFATNPPQLLKPIITAKGAHLIWVEEIIKPQLDEQLRGTILGELFTAWLKQKIEQFEIVAQLDVNNNYQTEMLKPQSSQAA, from the coding sequence ATGACTAAAATCTTAACTATTTCTAGCAAAGATATCTTGCATCACGTTAAAATAAATTGTCAAATTCCCAGCCTCTTAGAAGCGATCGCAACTCGCCAGATTATCATGAATGAAGCGTTAGAGGCAGGTATTAAAGTTATTCCAGAAGAAATCCAACAAGCAGCCGATAGCTTGCGTTTAGCAAACCAACTTTTAAAAGCAGAGGATACTTGGGAATGGCTAGAAAAATATCATCTTTCCCTTGATGACTTTGAAGAGGTAGCACAAATTAATTTAATTTCGGCTAAATTAGCAACTCATCTATTTGGTGAAAAAGTAGAGCAGTTTTTTTATGAAAATCAACTTAACTATGCTGGTGCAGTTACCTATGAAGTAATCTTAGATGATGAAGGATTGGCTTTAGAACTATTTTATGCCCTGCAAGAAGGCGAAATTAATTTCCAAGAAATTGCCCGTCAATATATTCACAATCCAGAATTGCGCCGCGCCGGAGGCTATCAAGGTATTAAACGCCGTCATGATTTTCGTCCTGAAATAGCAGCAGCAGTATTTGCTACTAATCCGCCACAACTTCTCAAACCCATAATTACTGCTAAAGGAGCGCATTTAATTTGGGTAGAAGAAATTATCAAACCTCAATTAGATGAGCAACTACGGGGTACGATTTTGGGAGAGTTATTTACTGCTTGGTTAAAACAAAAAATTGAGCAATTTGAAATAGTGGCACAACTTGATGTCAACAATAATTATCAAACAGAAATGCTCAAGCCACAATCATCACAAGCAGCATAA
- a CDS encoding peptidylprolyl isomerase codes for MTEQLEQTLTLKVLPQELVKPRPVSDAEILAYLRHSAKFAEVAVAAEREALVLANCNQLGIEVSDDEWQAAGDAFRLERKLWGNAETLAWLEEQRISVEEWSQGIKVALLENKLKEYLFGATVDGAYISNRDNYRRVALSQILLTDLATAWKIVQLLREGEASFCALALEHSKGKQSQENAGFVGIRYLVELIQEIAEPLSQAKEGEIIGPVQTKMGYHVLRVEKWFPIELNQDVRQQIMDSLFDTWLQNLKTSQYESE; via the coding sequence ATGACAGAACAATTAGAACAAACTCTAACCCTCAAAGTTTTACCCCAAGAACTAGTCAAACCCCGCCCAGTAAGTGATGCAGAAATATTGGCATATCTGCGTCATTCTGCTAAGTTTGCAGAAGTTGCCGTTGCTGCTGAACGTGAAGCGTTAGTTTTAGCCAACTGCAACCAGTTGGGAATTGAAGTATCTGATGATGAATGGCAAGCTGCTGGTGATGCTTTTCGCTTAGAACGCAAGTTATGGGGAAACGCAGAAACTCTGGCATGGCTGGAGGAACAGCGTATTAGCGTAGAGGAATGGTCACAAGGAATTAAAGTTGCATTGTTAGAAAATAAGCTCAAAGAATATCTCTTTGGTGCAACAGTTGATGGCGCTTATATTTCCAACCGCGACAACTATAGACGAGTGGCCCTATCGCAAATTCTGCTGACTGACTTAGCAACTGCTTGGAAAATCGTACAATTGCTACGGGAAGGAGAAGCTTCTTTCTGTGCTTTGGCATTGGAACATTCTAAGGGTAAGCAATCTCAAGAAAATGCTGGCTTTGTCGGAATTCGCTATTTAGTAGAACTAATACAAGAAATTGCCGAACCTCTTAGCCAAGCTAAAGAAGGCGAAATTATTGGCCCTGTGCAAACAAAAATGGGATATCACGTTTTGAGGGTGGAAAAGTGGTTCCCCATAGAATTGAATCAAGATGTGAGACAACAAATTATGGACTCGTTGTTTGACACATGGTTACAAAATTTGAAAACCTCTCAATATGAGAGTGAATAG
- a CDS encoding aldo/keto reductase gives MKITNLAPVIQTPEFQPQLTAADELALANSRFAPSDLPFYRKLGRTNLTVSCLGLGGGGHISSEDTLYAFDQGINYFFYSSDLHQYLYSSMRPALRQLCGRGSSIREKVVLATVSYMIRTPDTVFTYLFDQFIDLGIDYIDVFFWGWIDEHNHPAFEKCISASDDIRGPSSVTQRQIERMFGISEKMKKMGVVRYIGASFHDHDLAKQWLNSPLLDVVMVRHNVAHRTAQKKVFPHLDANDPHRPGIVTFKSAGMFGPLWEQPAGLPAGCWQPSVPDLYRYSLSQNSVDVALAGWQTREHVDAAIQAVQQGKLTPEEINYLNLYGDLHRNRIKPHEIPTERLLVAR, from the coding sequence ATGAAAATTACTAACCTTGCTCCTGTTATTCAGACCCCTGAGTTTCAGCCGCAATTAACTGCGGCCGATGAACTTGCCCTAGCTAATAGTAGATTTGCTCCATCAGATCTACCTTTTTATCGTAAACTGGGGCGGACTAACTTAACTGTAAGTTGTTTAGGACTAGGAGGTGGGGGACATATATCCAGTGAAGATACTCTTTATGCCTTCGATCAAGGCATTAACTACTTTTTCTACTCTAGCGATTTACATCAATATCTTTATAGTTCCATGCGTCCCGCACTCCGGCAATTATGTGGACGTGGTTCTTCCATACGCGAGAAGGTAGTGCTGGCAACTGTTAGTTACATGATTAGAACCCCAGATACCGTATTCACCTATTTATTCGATCAGTTTATTGACCTGGGTATTGACTACATTGATGTGTTTTTTTGGGGCTGGATTGATGAGCACAATCATCCGGCTTTCGAGAAATGTATCAGCGCCTCTGATGATATTCGCGGGCCAAGTTCAGTAACTCAGCGCCAAATAGAGAGAATGTTTGGTATTTCCGAAAAAATGAAAAAAATGGGTGTGGTGCGCTATATTGGCGCTTCTTTTCACGACCATGATTTAGCAAAGCAGTGGTTGAATAGTCCCTTGTTGGATGTCGTTATGGTTAGGCATAACGTGGCACACCGTACTGCCCAAAAAAAGGTTTTCCCACATTTAGATGCCAACGATCCTCATCGTCCAGGAATTGTCACCTTTAAGTCCGCTGGTATGTTTGGCCCCCTTTGGGAACAACCAGCAGGCCTACCAGCTGGTTGTTGGCAACCTTCAGTCCCAGATTTATACCGCTATTCTTTAAGCCAAAACTCTGTTGATGTGGCCTTAGCAGGTTGGCAAACTCGCGAACATGTAGATGCTGCAATTCAAGCTGTACAACAGGGTAAACTTACCCCTGAAGAAATCAACTACCTCAACCTTTACGGGGATTTACACCGCAACCGCATCAAACCTCACGAAATTCCCACAGAACGTTTGCTTGTTGCCAGATAG
- a CDS encoding T3SS effector HopA1 family protein, with protein sequence MQLLDPQPIQLATIPEALHNSLQDIVNQIQIESRFCIRHPDYKPLEVPSETLPRFQQLPSDVQNKYLNAQLSNFLYGIYYNGSLKSALALDGETANLAVNQNLENNTFLGVDMVFYNRLHDSNKGEGYFSPDWLVVKEESDGAFAVHKGGLTLHIDRTKHLRSPDEVVAVGNQVAIKLPKNLVQNGFYMAVSNAGSYSGENIVRVYFNLTTDGAVAVMESLTTQLNAINLPFNFKALYNPSDYGRYDSAVLYFDKNNYADVHPVLERVYAEHQSHFLPDVPLFTKLIAPGLAIAEEPNQKFGEKESFGMNRCQIVANGLIEAWQQDDDSPEGRLASIFAQFSLLEIDLQRPYLNAKSEDIYPALKL encoded by the coding sequence ATGCAATTACTAGATCCACAGCCTATACAACTGGCAACTATTCCAGAAGCATTGCATAATTCATTGCAAGATATCGTTAATCAAATTCAGATAGAATCCAGATTTTGTATTCGCCATCCCGACTATAAACCTTTAGAAGTACCATCTGAGACACTTCCACGCTTTCAGCAATTGCCCTCAGATGTACAAAATAAATATTTAAACGCGCAATTATCTAATTTCCTTTACGGCATTTATTACAATGGTTCGCTCAAAAGTGCTTTAGCACTTGATGGGGAAACAGCAAATTTAGCAGTTAACCAAAATCTAGAAAATAACACCTTTTTAGGCGTGGATATGGTGTTTTATAACCGCCTCCATGACAGTAACAAAGGCGAAGGCTATTTTAGCCCTGATTGGCTGGTTGTCAAAGAAGAATCAGATGGCGCTTTCGCAGTACATAAGGGTGGTTTAACGCTGCATATTGACCGTACTAAACACCTGCGATCGCCAGATGAAGTTGTAGCTGTAGGGAACCAGGTTGCTATCAAACTGCCGAAAAATTTAGTACAAAACGGCTTTTACATGGCTGTTAGTAATGCAGGTTCTTACAGTGGTGAAAATATAGTCCGAGTCTATTTCAACTTAACTACTGATGGTGCAGTGGCGGTTATGGAAAGCTTGACTACCCAACTCAATGCCATCAATCTGCCTTTTAACTTTAAAGCTTTGTATAACCCTTCAGATTATGGGCGTTATGACTCAGCGGTGCTTTACTTTGACAAAAACAACTATGCAGATGTTCACCCAGTTCTAGAAAGGGTGTATGCAGAACATCAATCCCACTTTTTGCCAGATGTGCCTTTATTTACTAAATTGATTGCACCAGGGTTAGCGATCGCAGAAGAACCAAACCAAAAATTTGGCGAAAAAGAAAGCTTTGGTATGAATCGCTGCCAAATTGTAGCCAATGGTCTGATAGAAGCTTGGCAGCAAGATGATGATTCTCCAGAAGGTCGTTTAGCATCAATTTTTGCACAATTTTCTTTATTGGAAATAGACTTACAGCGTCCTTACCTCAATGCCAAATCAGAGGATATTTACCCAGCTTTAAAGTTATGA